One genomic segment of Gossypium arboreum isolate Shixiya-1 chromosome 3, ASM2569848v2, whole genome shotgun sequence includes these proteins:
- the LOC108452755 gene encoding serine/threonine/tyrosine-protein kinase HT1-like isoform X2, with amino-acid sequence MSQLLIGNKFASGRHSRIYRGIYKQRDVAIKIISQPEEDENLANFLEKQFISEVALLFHLRHPNIITFVAACKKPPVFCIITEYLAGGSLRKYLHQQEPYSVPLNLALKLALDIARGMQYLHSQGILHRDLKSENLLLGEDMCVKVADFGISCLESQCGSAKGFTGTYRWMAPEMIKEKHHTKKVDVYSFGIVLWELLTALTPFDNMTPEQAAFAVCQKDARPPLPSSCPLAFSHLINRCWSSNPEKRPQFEEIVSILESYAESLEEDLEFFKTYKPSSGRTILRCLPKCITLD; translated from the exons ATGTCACAGTTGCTTATTGGCAACAAGTTTGCTTCAGGTAGACATAGTAGGATTTATAGAGGGATATATAAGCAAAGGGATGTGGCAATTAAAATTATCAGCCAGCCTGAGGAGGATGAGAATTTAGCTAACTTTCTTGAGAAGCAGTTCATTTCTGAGGTGGCTTTGCTTTTTCATTTGAGGCATCCCAATATTATCACT TTTGTTGCAGCTTGTAAGAAGCCTCCTGTGTTCTGTATAATCACCGAGTATCTTGCAGGTGGCTCATTAAGAAAGTATTTGCATCAGCAGGAGCCATATTCAGTCCCACTTAATTTAGCTCTAAAATTAGCTCTTGATATTGCACGTGGGATGCAGTACCTTCATTCACAAGGAATACTTCACAGGGATCTCAAATCAGAAAATTTACTCCTTGGAGAAGATATGTGTGTGAAGGTGGCAGATTTTGGTATTTCATGCTTAGAATCTCAGTGTGGTAGTGCAAAGGGATTTACAGGTACTTATCGGTGGATGGCACCTGAAATGATTAAAGAGAAACATCATACAAAGAAAGTAGATGTTTACAGTTTTGGCATAGTCCTTTGGGAGCTTTTAACGGCTTTGACACCATTTGACAACATGACTCCAGAACAGGCTGCATTTGCAGTCTGCCAAAAG GATGCAAGACCACCGCTACCCTCCTCCTGTCCGCTTGCGTTTAGTCATCTCATCAACCGATGCTGGTCAAGCAATCCCGAGAAGCGACCACAGTTTGAGGAGATAGTTTCGATTTTGGAAAGTTATGCGGAATCCCTCGAAGAGGATCTGGAATTTTTTAAGACTTATAAACCTTCTTCAGGTCGTACTATTTTGAGATGCCTGCCAAAATGTATTACTTTGGATTGA
- the LOC108452755 gene encoding serine/threonine/tyrosine-protein kinase HT1-like isoform X1, producing MKNFYWFKQISNNVKSERRLSLGEYKRAVSWSKYLVSSGGEIKGEGEEWSADMSQLLIGNKFASGRHSRIYRGIYKQRDVAIKIISQPEEDENLANFLEKQFISEVALLFHLRHPNIITFVAACKKPPVFCIITEYLAGGSLRKYLHQQEPYSVPLNLALKLALDIARGMQYLHSQGILHRDLKSENLLLGEDMCVKVADFGISCLESQCGSAKGFTGTYRWMAPEMIKEKHHTKKVDVYSFGIVLWELLTALTPFDNMTPEQAAFAVCQKDARPPLPSSCPLAFSHLINRCWSSNPEKRPQFEEIVSILESYAESLEEDLEFFKTYKPSSGRTILRCLPKCITLD from the exons ATGAAGAATTTTTACTGGTTTAAGCAAATCTCAAACAATGTTAAGTCAGAGAGGAGGCTTTCTCTTGGGGAATACAAAAGAGCAGTTTCTTGGTCTAAGTATTTGGTTTCCTCTGGCGGTGAGATAAAAGGAGAAGGAGAAGAATGGAGTGCTGACATGTCACAGTTGCTTATTGGCAACAAGTTTGCTTCAGGTAGACATAGTAGGATTTATAGAGGGATATATAAGCAAAGGGATGTGGCAATTAAAATTATCAGCCAGCCTGAGGAGGATGAGAATTTAGCTAACTTTCTTGAGAAGCAGTTCATTTCTGAGGTGGCTTTGCTTTTTCATTTGAGGCATCCCAATATTATCACT TTTGTTGCAGCTTGTAAGAAGCCTCCTGTGTTCTGTATAATCACCGAGTATCTTGCAGGTGGCTCATTAAGAAAGTATTTGCATCAGCAGGAGCCATATTCAGTCCCACTTAATTTAGCTCTAAAATTAGCTCTTGATATTGCACGTGGGATGCAGTACCTTCATTCACAAGGAATACTTCACAGGGATCTCAAATCAGAAAATTTACTCCTTGGAGAAGATATGTGTGTGAAGGTGGCAGATTTTGGTATTTCATGCTTAGAATCTCAGTGTGGTAGTGCAAAGGGATTTACAGGTACTTATCGGTGGATGGCACCTGAAATGATTAAAGAGAAACATCATACAAAGAAAGTAGATGTTTACAGTTTTGGCATAGTCCTTTGGGAGCTTTTAACGGCTTTGACACCATTTGACAACATGACTCCAGAACAGGCTGCATTTGCAGTCTGCCAAAAG GATGCAAGACCACCGCTACCCTCCTCCTGTCCGCTTGCGTTTAGTCATCTCATCAACCGATGCTGGTCAAGCAATCCCGAGAAGCGACCACAGTTTGAGGAGATAGTTTCGATTTTGGAAAGTTATGCGGAATCCCTCGAAGAGGATCTGGAATTTTTTAAGACTTATAAACCTTCTTCAGGTCGTACTATTTTGAGATGCCTGCCAAAATGTATTACTTTGGATTGA